In the Malus domestica chromosome 16, GDT2T_hap1 genome, one interval contains:
- the LOC139193133 gene encoding uncharacterized protein has translation MGMIRVEITIGELKSSTIFHMIDARTSYSLLLGRPWIHENGVVPSTFHQCLKLYRERVKVIQGDTKPFTEAESHFAGAKFYMDEHIVPEAFPEEIKSIGKTAPKKQEWQAVPFLGINDDEPIKPATTKGSRTLLEGSNTPIFQYIPMLRRKNGQSLFKIGASKADTQWHKDNVKLLKTNAVLPLTQLGGAKVARLPQSFIKSLPKGVEPSFLPSKRTEEGFDPNAYKLMLKAGYDFASSSNPGKKVSNIVNDKEHNLTKTQKKLKKHGYGVDNKKAGLGFTPNVPVKISSKAKNASTQHISVSVEQNQEEPKSAPQTSVFDRMNRSRPRISALDRIGGQDQTSVLKKLNTPTSQSSVFERLSKPNPSNEATRLALFCNVKPGTRPIKQTQRRYRSELIPQIEAEIDKLIEAGFIREVQYPKWISNIIIVLKKSEQIRVYVDFQDLNEACPNDDFPLPIIEIMVDATTGHEALSFMDDSSGYNQIHMALKDEELTAFRTPKGAELNYSPIEKMCLALVFSIQKLRHYIHAYTIHLVAKANPVKYVMSKPVLTRQLAKWALLLNQYEIIYIPAKVVKGQALADFLADHLIPADWKISDDLPDEEVFYIDIFPTWMIFFDGSA, from the exons ATGGGCATGATTCGAGTAGAGATAACCATTGGTGAACTTAAatcaagcacgatattccacaTGATTGacgcaagaacttcctacagcCTGCTcctaggaaggccttggatccacgaGAATGGAGTAGTGCCATCCACctttcaccaatgcttaaaattatATCGGGAAAGGGTAAAGGTGATCCAAGGTGataccaagccattcaccgaagcgGAATCACACTTCGCAggcgccaagttctacatggatgaacaCATAGTGCCTGAAGCTTTTCcagaagagatcaaatccatagGCAAAACAGCACCTAAAAAGCAAGAATGGCAAGCCGTGCCATTTTTAGGCATAAACGATGACGAGCCTattaaacctgcaacaaccaaagggagtagGACGCTTTTAGAAGGATCGAACACACCCATATTCCAATACATCCCGATgttaagaagaaagaatggtcaatccctgTTCAAAATTGGAGCAAGCAAAGCCGACACACAATGGCATaaggataatgtaaagttgctcaagacaaatgcagttttgcctctAACACAGCTAGGCGGTgctaaggttgcaagactaCCACAAAGCTTTATAAAATCTCTGccaaagggggtggaaccaagctttcttccaagcaagaggaccgaagaaggttttgatccaaacgcctacaagcTCATGTTGAAAGCTGGGTATGACTTCGCTTCCTCTTCGAATCCtggaaaaaaggtttcaaacatCGTCAATGACAAAGAACATAACCTCAccaagactcaaaagaagttgaaaaagcatggttacggagttgacaACAAGAAAGCTGGGCtcggcttcacaccaaatgtaccagtgaagatttcaagcaaagcgaaaaacgctagcactcaacacatcagcgtgagcgTAGAACAAAATCAAGAGGAGCCTAAGTCCGCTCCTCAGACGtcagtcttcgataggatgaatcgttcaaggcCTAGAATTTCGGCACTTGATCGCATTGGTGGTCAAGACCAAACCTCCGTTCTCAAGAAGCTTAACACACCAacatcccaaagctctgtttttgaaaggttgtcaaaacccaaCCCAAGCAACGAAGCAACACGGCTAGCTCTCTTCTGCAAtg TtaagcctggaacgcgaccgataaagcaaactcaaaggcgaTATCGATCggagctcatcccacaaattgaAGCTGAGATTGACAAactaatcgaagcaggcttcattcgagaggtgcaataccccaagtggatctccaacatcatcatcgtccttaagaaatctgaaCAAATACGTGTTTACGTAGACTTTCAGGACCTCAATGAAGCTTGCCCGAATgacgacttccccttgccaatcatcgaaatcatggtggatgcaaccactggccatgaagcactatcattcatggatgactcttctggatacaatcaaattcacaTGGCTCTCAAagacgaggaactaacagccttccgcactccaaaag GTgccgagttgaactactccccaatagaaaagatgtgccttgccttggtgttTTCCATCCAAAAGCTCAGGCATTACAttcatgcttacaccatccacctGGTTGCTAAAGCTAACCcagtcaaatacgtcatgtccaaaccaGTCTTAACAAGGcaactagctaaatgggcgttgcttctcaatcaatacgagatcatctacaTCCCAGCTAAGGTCGTCAAGGGACAAGCACTAGCAGATTTCCTTGCCGATCATCtaatcccagccgattggaaaatctcagacgacttgcctgacgaggaggtgttctacatcgacatcttcccAACATGGATGATattcttcgacggatctgcatGA